A genomic stretch from Pseudoliparis swirei isolate HS2019 ecotype Mariana Trench chromosome 18, NWPU_hadal_v1, whole genome shotgun sequence includes:
- the tnfrsf1b gene encoding tumor necrosis factor receptor superfamily member 1B, whose translation MKDILLLLVLLNAQTLKVCSQPYQADLDGNCLNSTTEYLLDGSNLCCKKCPPGQRLTQECSETTDTVCEQCSTGQYVESWNYVRNCFTCYKCKKAKGLQDARSCSSTARSKCVCQPGMYCIMEFGDPFCTECRKYKQCRLGSGVSVPGTVNKDVRCGRCPSGTFSDTVSSTGPCLPHTNCHGRVVVRNGNVTSDTMCGPEAFRATLSPQAFTQGPHAELVFTMTSTVMSTVSVTSDSTAPRKMKDTTLSISASFSEALFNSSTKTPPPSTVPDHTLAPVIAGVIGLSLVFIVIILLFYCKAIWKKEAARFNSKVDANGNCESGDKINPDYLGETQQNYITVASPEQQCLLQRGEEACSDHSQSRSNTDTLTRTGTSSSQESFGPLQSTVALHNPHSALSGPMTLLSSTETVTPQPSLPTQSSSQPSSPQVMTPVTTSPHVNVNITFHIKNRSCGTPSVTPTDAMQVDSLSFGEEEESFSIPHQEAGKQSLMSVQESESCSV comes from the exons ATGAAGGACATACTTTTACTGCTGGTTCTGCTCAATGCTCAAACTCTTAAG GTCTGCTCTCAGCCCTATCAGGCAGATCTAGATGGAAACTGTCTAAACTCAACAACAGAGTACCTGTTGGACGGTTCAAACCTGTGCTGCAAGAAATGCCCCCCTG GACAGCGGCTGACACAAGAATGCTCTGAAACTACGGACACCGTGTGTGAACAATGCTCAACGGGCCAGTACGTGGAGAGCTGGAACTACGTTCGCAACTGCTTCACCTGTTACAAATGCAAAAAGG CCAAAGGTCTGCAGGATGCTCGGAGCTGCTCCTCTACTGCAAGGTCAAAGTGCGTTTGCCAACCtgggatgtattgcatcatggAATTTGGTGACCCGTTCTGCACAGAATGTAGAAAGTACAAGCAATGCAGACTCGGTTCTGGAGTGTCCGTGCCAG GGACAGTCAACAAAGATGTGAGGTGTGGACGGTGCCCGAGCGGGACGTTCTCTGACACAGTCTCCTCCACGGGCCCTTGTCTGCCCCACACTAA CTGTCATGGGAGGGTGGTTGTCAGAAATGGCAACGTTACCTCAGACACCATGTGTGGCCCTGAGGCTTTTAGAGCCACATTGTCGCCTCAAGCCTTCACACAGGGGCCTCACGCTGAGCTTGTGTTCACGATGACAAGCACAGTGATGAGTACAGTCTCAGTAACCTCAGACTCCACGGCGCCACGTAAAATGAAAGACACCACACTGTCTATTAGCGCGTCTTTTTCAGAGGCATTGTTCAACTCTTCCACAAAAACCCCACCACCAAGCACAGTGCCTGACCATACACTGG CTCCAGTCATTGCCGGTGTCATTGGGTTGTCACTTGTTTTCATCGTAATCATTCTGCTGTTCTATTGTAAAGCAATCTGGAAGAAAG AAGCAGCAAGATTTAATTCTAAAGTAGATGCAAATGGAAATTGTGAAAGTGGTGATAAA ATCAATCCGGAttatttgggggaaacccaGCAGAATTATATTACAGTAGCCTCACCAGAACAACAGTGTCTgctgcagagaggagaagaagcctGCAGTGACCACAGTCAGTCCAGGAGCAACACTGACACTTTGACCCGAACAGGCACTTCCAGCAGCCAAGAGTCCTTCGGCCCTTTGCAATCCACCGTAGCTCTTCACAATCCACACTCTGCCCTGTCAGGGCCCATGACTTTACTTTCCAGTACAGAGACTGTCACCCCGCAGCCCAGCCTCCCCACACAGTCCTCCTCTCAACCCTCCAGCCCACAGGTCATGACCCCTGTGACCACCAGCCCACACGTCAACGTCAACATCACTTTCCACATTAAAAACAGGTCTTGTGGGACGCCGTCTGTCACGCCCACAGACGCAATGCAAGTTGACTCTCTCTCgtttggagaggaagaggagtcatTTAGCATCCCGCATCAAGAAGCTGGCAAACAATCACTGATGTCAGTGCAGGAGAGTGAAAGCTGCAGTGTATGA